Proteins from one Erysipelothrix larvae genomic window:
- a CDS encoding MarR family winged helix-turn-helix transcriptional regulator has translation METNKRNEFFTALNRLRKFPHHMRVDGTMQFTELMILMNIQRAEEFPESKFNVKKIQKFLNISQSAVSQTIASLEDKGYIRRDIDPNDRRKFALTLTPLGSDTIHTMNARMDEMMDEIFESISDEEIKQFSAFTQKLVEAGQRVIDKNNAKYENKE, from the coding sequence CAAATAAGCGAAATGAATTCTTCACAGCATTAAATCGACTGCGAAAGTTTCCACATCACATGCGCGTTGATGGAACCATGCAATTTACTGAACTGATGATATTAATGAATATTCAACGTGCTGAGGAATTTCCTGAATCAAAGTTTAATGTCAAGAAGATTCAAAAATTTCTCAATATCTCACAATCCGCAGTGTCACAGACCATTGCAAGTCTGGAAGATAAGGGATACATCCGACGCGATATCGATCCAAATGATCGACGAAAATTTGCGTTGACCTTAACACCCTTAGGGAGTGATACCATTCATACAATGAATGCCAGAATGGATGAAATGATGGATGAGATTTTTGAGTCTATTTCTGATGAAGAAATTAAACAATTTAGTGCTTTCACACAAAAACTTGTGGAAGCAGGTCAAAGAGTGATTGATAAAAATAACGCAAAATATGAGAATAAGGAGTAA